In Candidatus Contubernalis alkalaceticus, the genomic window CCTTCTTTCGAGCTACCAAAACCATATCATAACCATCAATAATTTTATTATGATTTAACCGAAATATTTCTTTGTAAATCCGCTTAATTCGATGTCTTTCTACACTGTTGCCTACTTTTTTACTGACTGTAATACCCAACCTCTTCTCTCCCTCTTTATTCGGTAAAAGGTAAAGTACTGTGTAGGGAGAAACAATATATTTTCCTTGATTATAAACTTTTTTAAACTCCCAATTTTTCTTTATGCTTTTTATCACATAAGCACCGCCAAAAATTTTTAATCCTAAAAAGCTAAAAAAGG contains:
- the rnpA gene encoding ribonuclease P protein component codes for the protein MIKSIKKNWEFKKVYNQGKYIVSPYTVLYLLPNKEGEKRLGITVSKKVGNSVERHRIKRIYKEIFRLNHNKIIDGYDMVLVARKKAAELNFKLGCKDVIGLLKKGKLLEKTYKNEIN